TTATAATTACTATTAGATAAATTATTCCGGAAGAGGGGGGAGAGTATGAAAAAAGCATTGTTATTTATTAGTGTGTTAGTTTTAAGCATGGTTGTATTTTCTTCACCTACAACAATTGTAGGGGCTTATGGATGGACGGATATTTTTATTGGTTTTAGTGGATATGGGGTATATGGTGGAGTAAGATATGATTTTGATACCTCAAAGATCTATGATTTAAAACCTATTTTGGGAAAAGAAAATTCAGAAGTCTTAGATGCAAGTGTATATGTTGGTGGCGGATTAAATTATGCAGAATTTGATGCAAGTGTTCTGGGATTAGAGGATGAAACATATGGATCCTTCTTATTAACCGGAAAAACATCTGCATTTTTTGGAACACCTATTTTGGGATTTAAGATTTTTGGATTGCAATGGATTCCAGGTCTTGAATTGGGAGTTACAATGGATTATTACTTTTCAGCATTAAGTGATGAAGCTAAAAAGAACATGAGTGGAATAGCTTTAACTGATAATATGGTTCTTAGTTTTGATTATGGAATAGGATTCCAGATTGAACCAATAGAAATAAATGGTATTTATGTAAAACCATTGTTCTTTCCATGGCCATTGTTATTAGGTGCAGAATTACAATTTTAATTGTTGTTAAAAATAATAAAACGCCTTCCATTTGGAAGGCGTTTTATTATTTTTCTTTATGTTGAAATATCAAGTCCTTTTTTTGGTTGCTGATTTACCTGTTGCTTTATAACATCGCCAGCCTGTTTCATGGCTTCTCTCCATGCTTCTAATAATGTGTTTAAAAGTCCCTTAACCTCTTCAAGAATTTCTGTGTCTTTTTTTAAATTTGCTTCTAATAATCTTCTGTACATATAGCTATACAATGCTCTTAGATTTTTTGAGATTTCTCCACCTTTTTCCATATCCAGAGAAAGATTTAATTCCATTACAATATCCTCTACGCGCACAATTTGATTATGTGCTTCCGGTAGTTTTTTATCCCTTATATATTTTATAGCTCTATTTAACCTTTCAATGGCATTTACATACAAAAGCTCAACTAATTTAGCAGGACTTGCGGTTTTAACCATACTTTCGAGGTATCTATCGTTTGCATTTGCAGTATTTGGATAATAACTGTTTGGTTGATACATTTTATCACCTCACTCAATTTCATTTATAGCCCTTTCAAAAGCGTCTTTAAACATATCTAATATTTGAGGAAAATCATAATCTAAAATATCCGAAATTTCTACATTATCTGCATTTGATTGTGATTCTATTATTTTTTCCAAAATCTCTTTTTGTTTTTCCATGTCTTCATCACTTATAAATTGTTTGTTTAATACATTGGAAGCCTGATTTATTATTGTATTCATTGCCTGCAAACCTTCAGCTAACGCTTTTAACATTTTATGCCCTTCTTCTGTGTTTAACATAACCTCTTTGGAAACATTTTCAAGTGATTTTTCAATCTTATCTATATATTCTTTTCCTTCAAGGAGCAATTTTTTTACAAGGCCATATAGATCATCAAATGTAAGTTCGACCTCTTCTCCGCCTTCAAAATATGCACCTTTTAATTCGTCATAGAATTTCATAGGTATATCTTTCCCGTTTATTTTCATTCCAACAAGAACAGAATTCAATTTTTCTGTTTGAAAGAAATTGACTAATTCATTGAAATTTGAAAATTGTTCTTTTGAAAATTCTCTGTCAAAATTTTGATTGTCAGATTCGTAAATTACCTTTACTTTTATTTTATCGTTCATATTATAACCTCCTACTAAATTCCATATGTATTATCGTCTAATTTTATTATATCATTAATTATGATTTTATAAAAATAGATGAATTTCCTATTTGTATTTTATACGAAGTATGTATGTCAAAAAAATTTAATATTGATATTAACATTTTGATATGTTTTTTTGTTGACATATAAAGAAAAAAAGATTATAATAATAAACGTATTGTTTATTATACCGTTCATTTTTAAATCTAAAAATACGATTTTTAAAAGAACTTTTTTTGGAAAAAATGTTGTAAAGCTTTATTATAGCGGTATAGAATTGTTTAATATAAGTTACATAAATAACGCATTTAAAAATACAGGTGATATTATGAAAATAGGGGAGAAACTGAAGAAATTAAGGCTTTCACGGGGATTAACTCAGGAAGAACTTGCTGTTAGAGCAGATTTAACAAGAGGTTTTATTTCTCAGTTAGAGCGTGATTTAACGTCTCCAACACTTGAAAGTCTTGAAATGATTTTGAGAGCGTTGGGAACAAATTTAAAAGAATTTTTTTCTGACTTTGAGGAAAAAAAGATTATATATAAAAAAAGCGAAAGAGTCCCATTGTATGATACGCCAGATGGAGTTAAAGAAGAATTATTAATGACTGATACTGAAGTAAAGAAGATTGAGCCGATGATAGTTGAGCTTGAACCGCAGTCTCAAACAGAGGAAGAAGATTATCATGAAGGATCAGAATTTGGATATGTTCTTGAAGGAAATATAGAATTATGGTTGGATAATGCAAAATATAAAGCAAAAACAGGAGATGCATTCTATTTTAAGTCAGATAAAAAACATTACATAAAAAATGCAAGTAGAAAAAAGAAAGCAAAGGTTTTATGGATTGAAATACATTAAATAAAAATAAAATAGATACCATGGGGAGGGTTGTATATGGCAAAATCATTGGGAAGACATATTGTAGCAGAATTTTATGAATGTGATAAAGATATTTTAGATGATGTAGATAAAATTGAAGAATTAATGAAAAAGGCTTCTATTGAATCAGGAGCAACTCTTGTAACTTCAACATTCCACAGATTTTTGCCCCATGGGGTAAGTGGAGCTGTTATAGTTTCTGAATCACATTTTGCTATTCATACATGGCCAGAATATGGATACGCATCCGTTGATATCTATACATGTGGCGATCATGTTGATCCATGGAAAGGATTTGAATTTTTAAAGAAAGCATTTAATTCACAAAGGGCACAAACAGTAGAACATTTAAGAGGCGTTTATGAAGAAATTGGTATTGATGAAAATTCTCCACACAAGGTAGAAGCTTAAGGGAGGGATAAGAATGGAAAAGAATTTAGAACCAGGCAGACATTTATTATACATGGAATGGTATACAGGTGGCGATGTAGGATTATTCATGAAAATGAATAAGATTTTATTTTCTGGTCAGAGTGAATATCAAAGGGTAGATGTGTTTGAAAATCCAGAATTGGGTAGAGTATTTTCTTTAGATGGAATTACAATGACAACAGAAGTAGATGAATTTATGTATCATGAAATGTTAGTTCATGTTCCTATGTTCATTCATCCAAATCCAAAAAGGGTATTGGTAATTGGTGGTGGAGATGGAGGTTCAACAAGAGAAGTTTTAAAACATCCATCAGTAGAAGAAGTAATTTTGTGTGAAATTGACCCAATGGTTATTGAAGCAGCAAGAAAATATTTGCCAACAACAAGTGTTGAATTTGATAATCCAAAATTGAAAATAGTTAATGAAAATGGAGCAGAATATATAAAGCAATTCAAAGATTATTTTGATGTAATTATTGTTGATTCAACAGATCCAACAGCAGGTGAAGGTGGACACTTATTTACAGAAGATTTCTATAAAGCATGTAGAGATGCATTGACAGAAAACGGTGTATTCTCAGCAGAAACAGAAGATCCTTTCTATGACAGAGCATGGGTGGGAATTGCATACAACAGAATAAAGAACGCATTTCCTGTAGCAAAGGTTTATATGGGATTCATGACAACATATCCATCAGGAATGTGGAGTTATACATTTGCTTCAAAGGGACTAGATCCATTAAAGGATTTCAATCCTGAAAAATTAAAGAATTTTGAAAAGAAAGATACATTAAAATATTATAATGAAGAAATACATGTTGCAAGTTTCGCGCTTCCAACATTTGTAAAGAAGTTAATAGGTGTTGAAAAGTAATTATAGATGATTAAAATAAAAACCGGTGAGAATTTTCTCACCGGTTTTTATTTTATGTGCAGACTCACATTTGTGTTCGTCCTTTTGATGTTGATTGAGAAAAATAAAAGTTCATTTGTACGACTTGAGTGCTAATCTTCGGAAAATCTCTTTGAAAGTAGAAAAATAATATTCACTCAGACGGCAAGAATTTCTAATCCTCGCTCCATTTGAAAATTCTTTGTGTTGGAAAAAATAAAAGCTTGTTCAGGCGACTTGAGTGCTGATCTTCGAAAATTGCTCGTTCTCAGGGGTCGTTGCAGACTCACGTCCATGTTCGTCTTCACTCAAAATCACATCCGTGTGATTTTGACCCCTTCCACTCACAATTTTCTCAGGCACTCTGCGAGCCTTCACTCGCTTTTATTTTTTCCAACTATCCTGTAATCCCCGCTTCGGGAAATTCTTAGTCTTCGTTCATATTATTTTTCTACTTTCTTTTATACAACCTGGCAACCTGCGAGTTTTCGTTCGTTTTTATTTTTCTCAATCATAGTTGTTTCTCTTCGGAATTTTCAAGTTTTCGCTCATATTATTATTTCTATTTTCTTATTTCTTATTATATTTTATTATATAAGTAAAACATAAAAGAAAACTGAATAAAAAGATGAACGAATGCTCGAAGATTGCTCGAAAAAAACTGCGAATGAAGAGGGACAAAAAAACAGGATGTTTTTTTGAGCGAAGCTT
This is a stretch of genomic DNA from Marinitoga piezophila KA3. It encodes these proteins:
- the fliS gene encoding flagellar export chaperone FliS, with the protein product MYQPNSYYPNTANANDRYLESMVKTASPAKLVELLYVNAIERLNRAIKYIRDKKLPEAHNQIVRVEDIVMELNLSLDMEKGGEISKNLRALYSYMYRRLLEANLKKDTEILEEVKGLLNTLLEAWREAMKQAGDVIKQQVNQQPKKGLDIST
- a CDS encoding cupin domain-containing protein, with protein sequence MKIGEKLKKLRLSRGLTQEELAVRADLTRGFISQLERDLTSPTLESLEMILRALGTNLKEFFSDFEEKKIIYKKSERVPLYDTPDGVKEELLMTDTEVKKIEPMIVELEPQSQTEEEDYHEGSEFGYVLEGNIELWLDNAKYKAKTGDAFYFKSDKKHYIKNASRKKKAKVLWIEIH
- the speD gene encoding adenosylmethionine decarboxylase, with translation MAKSLGRHIVAEFYECDKDILDDVDKIEELMKKASIESGATLVTSTFHRFLPHGVSGAVIVSESHFAIHTWPEYGYASVDIYTCGDHVDPWKGFEFLKKAFNSQRAQTVEHLRGVYEEIGIDENSPHKVEA
- the speE gene encoding polyamine aminopropyltransferase — encoded protein: MEKNLEPGRHLLYMEWYTGGDVGLFMKMNKILFSGQSEYQRVDVFENPELGRVFSLDGITMTTEVDEFMYHEMLVHVPMFIHPNPKRVLVIGGGDGGSTREVLKHPSVEEVILCEIDPMVIEAARKYLPTTSVEFDNPKLKIVNENGAEYIKQFKDYFDVIIVDSTDPTAGEGGHLFTEDFYKACRDALTENGVFSAETEDPFYDRAWVGIAYNRIKNAFPVAKVYMGFMTTYPSGMWSYTFASKGLDPLKDFNPEKLKNFEKKDTLKYYNEEIHVASFALPTFVKKLIGVEK